The genomic stretch TTATCCAGAAGCACACCACAAATAACTATTAGGTCACAAGGTCTTCAGAATTCATTACTGCAAATGATTAAAGCCTTAAacaaattaaactgaaattaaATGAACTTTAAgctcattttaattaaaacgcCCAAACTTCTGAAAGTACGTTTATAAGGTATTTTACAGCCATATAACTGTTTAAAACCATAATTAATAGATGGgaatttaaatgtgtaattaatTCTCATTTATCttattgttacatttatttaatatacaAGTCTATATTTTTCCCCACCAACATGCACGACTATGTGATCGCATGCTCATACACAGAATGAGGCTGCCGTGATCACTAATTAACTGTGTCTTTTAGGAGCCTCAGGACAAGATGGAGAAAAAAACCCAGCTAGGTGAGTGAGAGGACACATCTACTGTATAATGTTGTGAATCATGGCTTATTTGTAAGTAAATGAATACTGAATGGAGCGTTTTAAACAGGGGAAGTATTTTAGGAATGTAGTATTgtaatgttaaatgtttgttgTACTTGTCCTTCagccaacaacaacaagagaAGTGTGACTCCTCCGGACACTAAACCAGCCAAAAGGTATGCACATCTTAATGTTTGTGCTCCATTTACACATGTAATCGCTAGCCTCCCTTAAAGAGCTCCCTATTGTTATCAGTATGTGTGAGGATGTGTGAGGATGAGATAAACACTAGGCTGGGTTTGACAGAATTGGTGCTTTGATACAATGCACCAATGTGACCATGCTGTACTTTCAGTGAGAAGCTGTTCGCCCAGGGCAAAGCTGAGACCACAAACAGTGTTCAGAATGGACCTAAGGTACACAACAGgaataacacacaaattcaGGGTTGTTTCAAATGAAGAGTACAACTTTGCTATACAAAAATTCTGATGCAATGAAGTCATGCGGCTGACACTGGTTGTTAGTAAACAGACTGAAGATGTAACCTGTTTTTGTTGTCTCCTCAGAAGCTGATATTGGACATTTCCAAAGAGTTGTGCTCTGCAATCATAGATGGATACACTGCCCTGGATGACCTACGCTGTCGCAACGCAGAGCAGGCCTTCACTCGCGCCCTGGCCCTGGTGGGCCTTGGGACATCCGCTAAGGTGCTCAAATGTCTGCCGCTCTGCCTACCGCTCTGCCTACCACTGTCGTCCCACCACTGTCGTCCCTCTGCTTCATGTGCCACTATACTACTGTCCCTCTATGTGCACATTCTAAACTCTTCTCTGTTTCTCAGGTGTCCGGGGTGTCTTCCATAGACTTACTGCTGTTGCAGTATGGCAAAGCCACAGCCCTGACTCAGATTGGACGTCCTGAGGTAATCCTTTCCCTTCGGAGTGGAACTCGCCTGTCCTCTGTTCTGTTTATATCTATATCTGCTTGACTAAACTTTTGAGCTATCACTAAGATAAGAGGAGCCATAGATTTGAAATGATGGCTAGTGAAATTAATAAGTCTAACCATAACCATCATAACCAAGTCTTCATGGAGCTGTGTTGAATGAGCTCAGTGTGGTGTTGCGCTACAGGAGCTGTCTCAGGCGGTACAGCTGTTGGACAGGATCCAGGCCTCAGAGGAGAGGACGTTCCAGTGCCTGGTATGTCTGGCTTATGGGCGCGTCTTTGTCAAAGAGAACAGGTGAGTGCTGCCTTTGGGGACTTAAATATGATATGTGCATTATTCACATGAAGCTTGCTCATATTGTAGTCCTTTTTGGCCCAGTTACATGCAGCTCATAAATTAGAATAGCTTCATGTAACCGTGGTAACTGTATGCTGCCTCTAGACCttaccctgtgtgtgtgtgtgtgtgacaggtacAGCGCGGCCCTCACTTACTTCTCCGACGCCCTGCAGATGGTGAAGAATAAGATCACCCCGGGCAAGCTCACATGGCCCCTCACCACACACCTTGTGTGTGAGACACAAGTGGACTATTTACTGGTGAGCTCTGGGGATGGTCAAGAGGGATGGTCGTTGTCAAGGTGTTATTGGTGTTAATGCTCTTATTCATACTCCTTATGCTTCCACACTGTCTACATTTCAAATTAAGATTTACGTAGTGTTTTTTGAATTGTGAATTGTATATGTACATATAGCATCTTTTTCTGTAAAgtagttttatgtgtttttacaatactttacaaagacatatAGCCTGAAACAATATCCTGTCTTCCAGATCAAAAAATCTGAGAAACACACAATCtaattgtgtttaaaaaaacatggtggcttagagtaaaaaataaataaaagaggagTGAGAAACGGGGCAGATTTCTGAAAGATTAAAATCTTATGTATCTGAAATCAAAGAAGTTAGAAGTTATCTCCTATGAATATCCTTGTTTCATTCAACAAAATCTTTGAGAAAGTAGGAGGGACTGGCTCACCAGGCAAAAGCAAATCCCAAGGCTCAAATTTGTCAAACAACAAAAGTGGGGAGTAACTGGTCATATATGGGTTTGTCATGTGAAAATTTAGGCATGCATTTGACAGAGCCACTGCTCTTTACAAGAGTGGTTAGAGCCACTGTGAAGGCTGCATATGCCCATGAGTCAGATCTGGTTCAAGTCTGAAAACTGCCAATGTCTGGCTTAATGTATGACCTACCTGGGCTAAGCTTTGGCTGTGTTCTTTAGTACTGACTGTTTCTGTGAGTAATTCTGCTGTGTTTGTACTGTTCATGTGTGTCTCCCCAGGACCTGCTACAGGACTATATAGAGATGTGCAGGTTCCCTCCTTCACCAGATGCCATATGTCGACTTGAAAATTGTACTGGTTCTGTTAAGAAAGAAATCTACTTTACTGATCCTGATTTTAAGGTAGTGAATGCAGTCTATAAAGAACcacaatttgtattttaattgtctCATTTTATGCATCAGGGCTTTATCCAGATCCACTGCTGCCAGAGCTGCAGAGTGGAGTACCACATGAGCTGCTGGAAGAGCCTCAAGAGTCTTGCCTTTTATGAGAAGAGTGAGAAGGTACTGGGCTCTGGTGGACAGGTCTCTCAATGCTCTGCACAAAACTGATGTTTGGACCTTCTCTGTTACAGGATTTTCTAAAAGACCCATGTTTAACCCCAGACTGCACTGGCCAAATTAACATTATTAAAATCTATGGTCCCACAGGCCTGGTTAAATGTAAGGTAAGGATCTGTGCCCTCTGCAGTCTGCACACTGTACTTGACATGGTACATTTGTTACATCTTaatctcctctacctcctccagtTTGAAGTGGCTATTCCCAAACCTGTGACTCCTAAAAAGCCCAAAGTAAATCAGAAGTGTACTAGGTAAGGCCTGTGTGATGAGCACAGATACTGTAGACATGTGGTGGTTTGTCAGTATAAAGTTGGCCTGTGTCATGAGGACGGATACTACAGACATGTTGTTTTCGTCAGTATTAAGAAGTTGGAGTCTAAAGAAAAGCGTACGCTTCGGAGGAAGCAGCATAAGCAGATGTCGGAGGAATGTGAGGGGGGCGGCACAGAGGCTGCACAGCAGTGTGAGGACACCGCCAAGATGCCACCTAGAGGTCAGTCACGACCATGCACAATTCAGGTCATGGGGTCATGGTTTAGGAGCTTTTAaggatttgtttttttaggtggtaCTTTATGTGAAAAGATCAAGTACCCCAGGTCTAACCTTTTGAGATTttaccagatctaaatcaggtctataaTAGGACTATGCTGGGTCCAGTCAAAACTATGACCAAAccattaaacataaaaagtttAATGGTTTGgtcacatttaaaaatgaatgaagctagaagcagtagcagtagaagcCCGTGCACCAGAGTTTTTAGACAGCACAGAACCACTCAAGGCAGATGAATGTCCTCTGGAGCTGCTGCAATTGTTCCACATGCTAAGTTTCTACGTGATGGCTATCCTCAGTGCCATTGTGCACTGACTTAAAGGGACCCTCACTGATGTAAATGTTGTGTCTGGTCTCCAGCTCATCTCCACTTCAGAGACCACGTTCTCCTGCAGATAAGCCAGCACCTGGAGCTCCTGCACCAGGAGAGGAGTAACTGTATGTCTGTCCTGAGCTCCCGCCTCAGGCCTTGGCTGCAGCTGGACCTGTCCAGAGGGAACCCTGTGGCTGGGAGGCTCATCCAGTGTCTAGAGAAGCCTGTAGTGTCTCTAGGAGCAGCTGTAGAGCTACTGCTGGAGCGCAGGAACCGTGTGTGGGCCCGCATCCTCATACATTCCCTCAGTGACAGTGTGGACCTTCAGCCTAAAGTCAGCAGCTGGGCCAAGGGTCTGGACTCTGCAGGTCAGTGCTGCCAGAACCTCAGCACTGTGAGGGACATGAGTATTCTCAGACCAGTTCTGGGTCAATATCTCTAAGTGCCTGTGTCTGTATTGCTTCCAGGGCTAATTGCAGCTACGTTCTTCATGGAGCAGTACTCAGAGGAGTTGGAGCAGTTGGACCTGTCCTTGCTGCTGAACTTTGGCCCAGTTCAGGAGATCATCCTGGAGAAGCTGGGCAGTAAGCCTGAGGTCTTCTCCTCCCTGGGGCTCACTCTCACAGAGTACCTTCGCCAGTCTCCTGCCCAGGACATGAGACTGTTCATCTGGGCTCTGGAGGAGCACCGGCACCACTATGTCTCCTGCCACTCAATACTCGACCACTATTTTGATATGATGGGTGCGGCCTTCTGTCACTGCAAACTGTGTCCTTTATATTCTATGCCTATAAAGTAATGTCTGTCTTTAACTCCTCAGATGggatttgttcagtttttaaaaagtcagaagATGATAATAATATAGTAAGTGACTGATCCTTTGATAGGCAGATAGGGCTGGGCAAAAATTGATAAAATCAATGAATCGAATTTGAAGTTCAAATCAatttgtttggaagaaaatcTTATTTTCCTCACTTTCTTCCATTGGAGATTGCATTGGGAAGTGAAAGTCATGTCTTTTGCCCCACATCAGCCACGTGTTTAATGCAACAGTGTTGGGGTTGCATTGCTGGcccactgtttatttttatctcGTTCATAAAATGAAGTGGAAGTCGGAAAGTGAattttttgagaaaaaaaacaacttttttttttatgccctTTATTTTTGCCCAGCCCTAATAGCAGATATAAGGTGAAGTGAAAAACTAAGTGCTGTGTCTCTCCTCAGAGTTCTCCTAGTAAGTCTAAGCCAAGGGGCAGAAAAAAGAAAGGCCCCAAGGTAAGGATCTCATAAGACCCCGTAGTATATGTGTGTAGCCCAGTGTGTAACTCTGCACTCCTCTGTAGCCTCTCCTGGTGTGGGCCAGCCCTCAGGGGGGTTCTGCAGTAGAGGACTGGGACCCTGATCTACTGGAGGAGGACTCTCTGTATGTGACTACACTATGTGTACTCTGTGCTGGAGATACACCAGATCCATGTCTGACTGTGTTTCCTCAGGACATTCCTGGAGCAGCCCTTCAGTGTTCCCCCTCACCTCCGCCAGCAACTGGCCTCCTTTGAAGAGCAGTACAGGAGCAACAGTAGTAACCATGTTTTGGAGAGTCGTCCTCAGCTCTCGAAAGACACTTTATATGAGTGAGTGTAGCCTTATTGTCTTTACTTAGAGCTCAAACGTAACCCAGctatgagaaaagtgtatatttGGGTGCATATTTGTCCATACACCAGATGATATGTGGTATTAATGAACCTGTGTGCACGGCTCTGATGCTGCCATACTCCCAAGCGGCCAGTGATAAATGCTGCAGCTTAATTTAGGCTGATTTGCTCTAAAACATCAAACTAAAATTACCCCCTTTAAAACTGAAGCTGCTTGTTAACATTTCGAGTACGAACAAATGGGCTCTTTGTCTCTGTATTTCCTTTTTCCATAGCTTACTACCACTTAATGAGAGTTGGAGCCAAATgataaatgagacaaactttTTTACCTGAGAAGGCTACTTTTGTGTTTGTAGTTAGGATTGAAGAACTTTctgcttgtgtttgtgttataatgttctgtCATGAAAAGCAATAGTTCCATATTGCGCTTTATCCAGCCTTTAAGCTACTTTGCTGGTGGATGTTCTTGGTCATGGTTACAGGCCTGCTGAGCTGAGCCTTTTCTAACCACTCTTTATCTTTCAGATATTTTACTCAAATTTTGGAGGAGCATGGTCCGCTGGTGGCCGATGACCCTTTACTGGTGGGAGAGTTGAAGAATTTTCCAGTATCAGCCCAGCAGCAGATTGATGCGGCAGGGGGACTGGAGGCTTTTCTCCTGAGCTCTCTGGCCTTCACGCGGGTGGGACCATGTGTGGGGCTCTCTGgtatggaggagcagcagccaACCGTTCACACCAGCCTGGACCAGCTGGATGTTATAGACACTAGCCCTCTGCATCAGGCCAGTTTTTTTACATACCTCAGAGACGCTTATCCCGCTCTGCCAAGCCCATATGTTTTTGACCTGTACACTGACGCTGGTGAGGTGGAGCCTCTTTCACCTCCAGCAGCCGTTGTCAGGAGACCCTCGGAGGCTAAGGGAGCTCCAGACAGGCCCCCAGCCCAAGAGAGGCAGCCTGGTCCTGGAGAGTACACTCTGCACTGTGTGGCTGTCAACACAGAGATCATCCAGGACTATGAGAGCAGCCAGGTGAGTATAagaatgtgtgagtgttggttgtGCTTGCAGAGCCTGTGCAAAGTGAAGGCgcatgaagtgtcttgcccaaggacactatAACATTAGTCACCTAGTCAGAGCTGGAAATGAGCCAAATTCCAAAACTCCATccaaatgcagggacaatttatgcacCAGGAtcacattttggacacatttggaCTATATAACTTTAATTTATTAAGTGTTGTTATTTAATTTGCACAAgagtaaaatcaaatttaaaaagccacattttggcccttgtttacactACTGTTGCCAGGTAACATTTATGAAATTACCCTTACACATCATATTGGGTGCCCATGTCCTTCACCAACTAAACCATAATGAAAAAGcaagtaaaatcttaaatataataactGTTGAGGAGTACTCGAACCTTTCATTTGCACTTGACATCCAAGTGCAAAGTGTGTGGGGCTAATGGAGTGTATTGTGTGCTAGGGTGAGCTTAACAGCCTACTGAAGCTACAGCAAGAGATGCAGCAGCAGATGGCCTccatgaaagaggagagagacaaacagaggcagcaaagagaggaggagctcAGGGCCctgcaggaggagctggacCAGACAGTCTCCTGTGTGCAGGTACTTCAGCACAACACTGTTACACTACATTTAAATATTCCAGTAGTACAACTGATTACTGTTTGCCTGGAATCCAGATAACAAACTTCTTCAAGTTTGCGACCAgtctgatatctctctgtatacCATTTTGTATACAAAGCAATATCAGTCTGGAGTTGACTGGCATGAATACTATGGTTTATTCTTGGAAGCGAGGCATTCAACTGTACTAGATAAGAAACTAAACATCATTTCCATTGTGCAAAGACATAGATGATGGGCCCTCTGTTGGGACTggtttgtgtttcatttgttcGTGTCTGGTGCAATGAAGGTATAAACTAGACCATAGAGAGCAGAGCTTTAAAGAAGATCTACTGTGCTTGTCTGCTATATAATCTGACAGCATTGTCATTGttttaatttggacattttaaatcgcttcttttattaagttgttttagatgaaaattgcaagtccgctgacttctgcatcagaaaactgcagtgcccagtgggagctgacattgctgcaaacaacatcacaacaaagagctgtgaagttgttggcacctctgatggatagctgcagatcaagcTAGCGAGTAGCAGAGTCAGTGAAAAGGGGTTGATAGacaatatggcattttgaaAAGAAGCAATTTAAGATTcctaaacatgcatgaatctttCCATATACAACTTCAGATGAGCAAATGACAAGAGGAAatgattataacatggttaaatactctaaaaagtcaaatttgcataataggtccttttaagacacatttattttccAGACCTGTGTGTGGTTtgagaatggagagagaaaacCTTCCCAGTGTATTGTAGTATATGAGCAATGGGGGCCAGTGGGTGTGCTACTGATGTGGGGGACACAAAACAGTTTACACATTCGCTATATTGAGACATGCCCTACGTGGACCAGAATgcagatttaattttttatttaatttaatttttacatctttacaaATTATAATGGCGTGTATTTAGTGTAATGCAAAATAACTCCAGGCCTACCCTCCATaagatcaattttttttttttttacatcaatgCGCATGGATCTCTCATTGGTCATTTTCTTAGCTTATTGGGGAACTTCACATAGTCCGGAGTAAGTTATGAGT from Periophthalmus magnuspinnatus isolate fPerMag1 chromosome 14, fPerMag1.2.pri, whole genome shotgun sequence encodes the following:
- the ttc3 gene encoding E3 ubiquitin-protein ligase TTC3, which codes for MSDSESDCDCTGYEEDSHKDIAFLDHNFVIMNPQTPDDVFEYWAQISPENKKKAGHLMKICAFWLPILLHPDEASTVTCWASQVGLVEPNKDMNLRHIHKIEIMEAILRALVKGTLKRAQTKQAVGISNRFYMHSPEVLENALQWLERTGEPNIRPRVLELGPLDVCFKALHLIFVEFSQYIKALAYSYDKTMCALTARPADMLIKRCEEMKRKGNEHFQKRLYEEAVKFYTKAIKLYPDNHIIYGNRALCHIKSNNFLKALGDGKRATLIKPLWAKGHYRYCEALFGLGEVRQALEANNSAQTLCKEDPEGIKYLESQHQKFTAHIWHSTANAHLKRNPAPKPNPSNVPSAPAPPSAKAKKATAPSSAKAEKAAGPSSAKSEKKTAEAFNGAEKVAAPSNGTKKKAATASNGTDKKIAVPPSAKAEKNASNGAENKAAAPSSVTEKKPSVPHSDEKAVAAPSVPDRKATPVKKEPQDKMEKKTQLANNNKRSVTPPDTKPAKSEKLFAQGKAETTNSVQNGPKKLILDISKELCSAIIDGYTALDDLRCRNAEQAFTRALALVGLGTSAKVSGVSSIDLLLLQYGKATALTQIGRPEELSQAVQLLDRIQASEERTFQCLVCLAYGRVFVKENRYSAALTYFSDALQMVKNKITPGKLTWPLTTHLVCETQVDYLLDLLQDYIEMCRFPPSPDAICRLENCTGSVKKEIYFTDPDFKGFIQIHCCQSCRVEYHMSCWKSLKSLAFYEKSEKDFLKDPCLTPDCTGQINIIKIYGPTGLVKCKFEVAIPKPVTPKKPKVNQKCTSIKKLESKEKRTLRRKQHKQMSEECEGGGTEAAQQCEDTAKMPPRAHLHFRDHVLLQISQHLELLHQERSNCMSVLSSRLRPWLQLDLSRGNPVAGRLIQCLEKPVVSLGAAVELLLERRNRVWARILIHSLSDSVDLQPKVSSWAKGLDSAGLIAATFFMEQYSEELEQLDLSLLLNFGPVQEIILEKLGSKPEVFSSLGLTLTEYLRQSPAQDMRLFIWALEEHRHHYVSCHSILDHYFDMMDGICSVFKKSEDDNNISSPSKSKPRGRKKKGPKPLLVWASPQGGSAVEDWDPDLLEEDSLTFLEQPFSVPPHLRQQLASFEEQYRSNSSNHVLESRPQLSKDTLYEYFTQILEEHGPLVADDPLLVGELKNFPVSAQQQIDAAGGLEAFLLSSLAFTRVGPCVGLSGMEEQQPTVHTSLDQLDVIDTSPLHQASFFTYLRDAYPALPSPYVFDLYTDAGEVEPLSPPAAVVRRPSEAKGAPDRPPAQERQPGPGEYTLHCVAVNTEIIQDYESSQGELNSLLKLQQEMQQQMASMKEERDKQRQQREEELRALQEELDQTVSCVQVTQQELALFQHKLEEEVKKDQKDKKEHQEQLRGLRQEVEGLQQDQNRLKRSIRDKKSAREIRLQDFLQLSNQAAAEKMSLEEEIKRCKDQTTRASRRSLAAQLSALKSSQEQSLYPLHRELADSKAVLWRLGDVAPRFPPQDLESAQNQLRAGVQEIEKKLSSTEEHYTKLIEELRSGNLLSEPPPVSKAPSTDTEPVQVSEAASQPPPQPPAGASGSPLKKKKQKKAQEQPNNTVFERALERLGAIFPDTSRAELTGHIQRFRSSTGSFHSLGLTDVVGGVSQLILDQQEERNRSRAKAIPGASACVIPSLGNNASVWQQLEPHKTTHINALNTEDPCIICHDDMSQEDMCVLECRHSFHKECIRSWLKEQSTCPTCREHTLLQEDFPALSSKRHI